Proteins found in one Megalobrama amblycephala isolate DHTTF-2021 linkage group LG5, ASM1881202v1, whole genome shotgun sequence genomic segment:
- the zbtb24 gene encoding zinc finger and BTB domain-containing protein 24 isoform X1, with protein sequence MDYNDYSAHQSSSFANTVQEISMEIHNGIMSAPSLAPASSVLTLHSKTHKDTILHKFDKLRRRELLCDITLIVEDVHFKAHKALLAASSEYFSVMFTAEDQVSQSVYKLDGMPAKTFATVLEFIYSANVLVDESSSEQLLDMARFLDIPDLLKAHEDLQKDSSTVENVMSAEGGGVDDCIQTKRKRGRPKKCMFTQDLSQKESPESGLPTQTSSETQEPSEPLLDPTSPPRDLSDSDYNPREDRPRHSKRKIRQPVKLKGYRLGDNLTEQKEPGKRGRKRKYPDTEARCEECGKVFKSHLFLKIHQRTHTGEKPFRCSVCGKGFTQKHTLLVHQRMHTGEKPFICTICSKALSTKHSLLEHMNLHAENKSFSCDQCEKSFSQKRQLKSHYRVHTGKALPECAQCHHKFMDAAQLKKHLRTHTGEKPFTCEICGKCFTAKSTLQTHIRIHRGEKPYVCNICDKTFSDPSARRRHVASHTGKKPFTCSVCNLSFARMDNLKAHTKTHKKERQQGEAESTGPAEAEAPSGAGEMHSILQLQPYQLPAHAEQEIQLVVTSEVENINLGQDQGISIITAEDTSVEQGLNLLTQPAGHVQNLALVTPDGLDGGTQIQTISVLGSQVSSGPPEQMHVITLTKEAMEQLQVHHGAPQQLQVIHQLSETSDENPSRPSPTGGIHISSQSGQPISISQTSEQIPSDQIQGQTFQIQAGTVSYLYTTSMTPQN encoded by the exons ATGGACTATAACGACTACAGCGCTCACCAgagcagtagttttgcaaatacagtacaagaaatctcgatggag ATTCATAACGGCATCATGTCTGCGCCGTCTCTAGCGCCAGCATCGTCGGTCCTCACCCTGcattcaaaaacacacaaggACACCATCCTGCATAAATTTGACAAACTCAGAAGAAGGGAACTGCTCTGTGACATAACCCTTATTGTAGAAGACGTGCACTTCAAGGCGCACAAGGCTCTTTTAGCAGCGAGCAGTGAATACTTCTCAGTAATGTTCACTGCTGAAGATCAGGTAAGCCAGTCGGTGTACAAGCTGGATGGCATGCCTGCGAAAACCTTCGCGACTGTGCTTGAGTTCATCTACAGCGCAAATGTGTTGGTGGACGAGAGTAGCTCTGAGCAGCTGCTTGACATGGCCCGCTTCCTGGACATCCCAGATTTGCTCAAAGCCCACGAGGACCTTCAAAAGGACAGTTCAACGGTTGAAAATGTGATGTCTGCTGAGGGAGGGGGTGTTGATGACTGCATACAGACAAAGCGTAAAAGAGGGCGCCCGAAAAAGTGCATGTTCACTCAGGATTTAAGCCAAAAAGAGAGTCCAGAAAGCGGTTTACCAACACAGACTAGCTCTGAGACTCAAGAGCCTTCAGAACCTCTCTTAGATCCCACTTCACCACCAAGAGATTTAAGTGACAGCGACTACAACCCCAGAGAGGACAGACCCCGTCACAGCAAGCGCAAAATAAGGCAGCCTGTCAAACTGAAGGGATACAGGTTAGGAGACAATCTGACTGAGCAGAAGGAGCCGGGGAAGAGAGGGCGAAAGAGGAAGTACCCAGACACAGAGGCCAGATGTGAAGAGTGTGGGAAGGTTTTTAAAAGCCATCTCTTTCTGAAGATACATCAACGAACTCATACAG GTGAAAAACCGTTCAGATGCAGTGTTTGTGGGAAGGGTTTCACCCAGAAACACACTCTTTTGGTTCATCAGCGCATGCACACGGGAGAAAAGCCCTTCATCTGCACCATATGCTCCAAAGCGCTGTCCACCAAACACTCCCTACTGGAGCACATGAACCTACACGCAG AGAATAAATCTTTCAGTTGTGACCAGTGTGAGAAAAGCTTCAGTCAGAAGCGGCAGCTGAAAAGCCATTACCGCGTTCACACTGGAAAAGCTTTACCGGAGTGTGCGCAGTGTCATCATAAATTTATGGATGCAGCTCAGCTGAAGAAGCACCTGAGAACTCACACTG GTGAGAAGCCGTTTACATGCGAAATCTGTGGGAAGTGTTTCACAGCCAAGAGCACACTCCAGACGCACATCAGGATACACAG AGGAGAGAAGCCATACGTCTGCAACATCTGTGATAAGACCTTCTCCGACCCCAGTGCCAGGAGGCGTCACGTGGCGTCTCACACGGGTAAAAAGCCGTTCACGTGTTCTGTCTGCAACCTGTCGTTTGCCCGAATGGACAACCTTAAAGCTCACACCAAGACCCACAAGAAAGAGCGTCAACAAGGAGAAGCTGAGAGCACGGGACCTGCCGAGGCGGAGGCCCCCTCAGGAGCCGGAGAAATGCACAGCATCCTCCAACTTCAGCCGTACCAGCTTCCCGCCCACGCCGAGCAGGAAATCCAGCTGGTGGTGACCAGCGAGGTGGAAAACATCAACCTGGGTCAGGATCAAGGTATCAGCATCATCACTGCAGAAGATACTTCTGTGGAGCAGGGTCTCAACCTTCTCACCCAACCTGCTGGTCACGTCCAAAACCTGGCGCTGGTCACGCCGGACGGATTAGACGGCGGTACTCAAATTCAAACCATCAGCGTCTTGGGAAGTCAAGTGAGCAGCGGACCACCGGAGCAAATGCACGTCATCACGCTGACAAAAGAAGCTATGGAGCAACTGCAGGTTCATCACGGAGCTCCGCAGCAGCTGCAGGTGATCCACCAACTGTCCGAGACCTCCGATGAAAATCCCAGCCGGCCGAGTCCAACAGGAGGCATTCACATCAGCAGTCAGAGTGGGCAGCCCATCTCCATCAGCCAGACCAGCGAGCAGATTCCCAGCGATCAGATTCAGGGTCAAACCTTCCAGATCCAGGCTGGAACGGTCTCGTACCTCTACACCACCAGCATGACCCCGCAAAACTGA
- the zbtb24 gene encoding zinc finger and BTB domain-containing protein 24 isoform X3, whose protein sequence is MSAPSLAPASSVLTLHSKTHKDTILHKFDKLRRRELLCDITLIVEDVHFKAHKALLAASSEYFSVMFTAEDQVSQSVYKLDGMPAKTFATVLEFIYSANVLVDESSSEQLLDMARFLDIPDLLKAHEDLQKDSSTVENVMSAEGGGVDDCIQTKRKRGRPKKCMFTQDLSQKESPESGLPTQTSSETQEPSEPLLDPTSPPRDLSDSDYNPREDRPRHSKRKIRQPVKLKGYRLGDNLTEQKEPGKRGRKRKYPDTEARCEECGKVFKSHLFLKIHQRTHTGEKPFRCSVCGKGFTQKHTLLVHQRMHTGEKPFICTICSKALSTKHSLLEHMNLHAENKSFSCDQCEKSFSQKRQLKSHYRVHTGKALPECAQCHHKFMDAAQLKKHLRTHTGEKPFTCEICGKCFTAKSTLQTHIRIHRGEKPYVCNICDKTFSDPSARRRHVASHTGKKPFTCSVCNLSFARMDNLKAHTKTHKKERQQGEAESTGPAEAEAPSGAGEMHSILQLQPYQLPAHAEQEIQLVVTSEVENINLGQDQGISIITAEDTSVEQGLNLLTQPAGHVQNLALVTPDGLDGGTQIQTISVLGSQVSSGPPEQMHVITLTKEAMEQLQVHHGAPQQLQVIHQLSETSDENPSRPSPTGGIHISSQSGQPISISQTSEQIPSDQIQGQTFQIQAGTVSYLYTTSMTPQN, encoded by the exons ATGTCTGCGCCGTCTCTAGCGCCAGCATCGTCGGTCCTCACCCTGcattcaaaaacacacaaggACACCATCCTGCATAAATTTGACAAACTCAGAAGAAGGGAACTGCTCTGTGACATAACCCTTATTGTAGAAGACGTGCACTTCAAGGCGCACAAGGCTCTTTTAGCAGCGAGCAGTGAATACTTCTCAGTAATGTTCACTGCTGAAGATCAGGTAAGCCAGTCGGTGTACAAGCTGGATGGCATGCCTGCGAAAACCTTCGCGACTGTGCTTGAGTTCATCTACAGCGCAAATGTGTTGGTGGACGAGAGTAGCTCTGAGCAGCTGCTTGACATGGCCCGCTTCCTGGACATCCCAGATTTGCTCAAAGCCCACGAGGACCTTCAAAAGGACAGTTCAACGGTTGAAAATGTGATGTCTGCTGAGGGAGGGGGTGTTGATGACTGCATACAGACAAAGCGTAAAAGAGGGCGCCCGAAAAAGTGCATGTTCACTCAGGATTTAAGCCAAAAAGAGAGTCCAGAAAGCGGTTTACCAACACAGACTAGCTCTGAGACTCAAGAGCCTTCAGAACCTCTCTTAGATCCCACTTCACCACCAAGAGATTTAAGTGACAGCGACTACAACCCCAGAGAGGACAGACCCCGTCACAGCAAGCGCAAAATAAGGCAGCCTGTCAAACTGAAGGGATACAGGTTAGGAGACAATCTGACTGAGCAGAAGGAGCCGGGGAAGAGAGGGCGAAAGAGGAAGTACCCAGACACAGAGGCCAGATGTGAAGAGTGTGGGAAGGTTTTTAAAAGCCATCTCTTTCTGAAGATACATCAACGAACTCATACAG GTGAAAAACCGTTCAGATGCAGTGTTTGTGGGAAGGGTTTCACCCAGAAACACACTCTTTTGGTTCATCAGCGCATGCACACGGGAGAAAAGCCCTTCATCTGCACCATATGCTCCAAAGCGCTGTCCACCAAACACTCCCTACTGGAGCACATGAACCTACACGCAG AGAATAAATCTTTCAGTTGTGACCAGTGTGAGAAAAGCTTCAGTCAGAAGCGGCAGCTGAAAAGCCATTACCGCGTTCACACTGGAAAAGCTTTACCGGAGTGTGCGCAGTGTCATCATAAATTTATGGATGCAGCTCAGCTGAAGAAGCACCTGAGAACTCACACTG GTGAGAAGCCGTTTACATGCGAAATCTGTGGGAAGTGTTTCACAGCCAAGAGCACACTCCAGACGCACATCAGGATACACAG AGGAGAGAAGCCATACGTCTGCAACATCTGTGATAAGACCTTCTCCGACCCCAGTGCCAGGAGGCGTCACGTGGCGTCTCACACGGGTAAAAAGCCGTTCACGTGTTCTGTCTGCAACCTGTCGTTTGCCCGAATGGACAACCTTAAAGCTCACACCAAGACCCACAAGAAAGAGCGTCAACAAGGAGAAGCTGAGAGCACGGGACCTGCCGAGGCGGAGGCCCCCTCAGGAGCCGGAGAAATGCACAGCATCCTCCAACTTCAGCCGTACCAGCTTCCCGCCCACGCCGAGCAGGAAATCCAGCTGGTGGTGACCAGCGAGGTGGAAAACATCAACCTGGGTCAGGATCAAGGTATCAGCATCATCACTGCAGAAGATACTTCTGTGGAGCAGGGTCTCAACCTTCTCACCCAACCTGCTGGTCACGTCCAAAACCTGGCGCTGGTCACGCCGGACGGATTAGACGGCGGTACTCAAATTCAAACCATCAGCGTCTTGGGAAGTCAAGTGAGCAGCGGACCACCGGAGCAAATGCACGTCATCACGCTGACAAAAGAAGCTATGGAGCAACTGCAGGTTCATCACGGAGCTCCGCAGCAGCTGCAGGTGATCCACCAACTGTCCGAGACCTCCGATGAAAATCCCAGCCGGCCGAGTCCAACAGGAGGCATTCACATCAGCAGTCAGAGTGGGCAGCCCATCTCCATCAGCCAGACCAGCGAGCAGATTCCCAGCGATCAGATTCAGGGTCAAACCTTCCAGATCCAGGCTGGAACGGTCTCGTACCTCTACACCACCAGCATGACCCCGCAAAACTGA
- the ddo gene encoding D-aspartate oxidase: MQHVKAAVVGAGVLGLSTAVRIAEALPYCSVTVIAEKFSPNTTSDGAAGILLPTEFPDIPIERQQRWFKESFDHLLAIAYSPQAADAGVYLSSGYHIFKEVPSEKKPFWADLVFGFRYMSDQEMKLFPNHKFGQAFTTLKCECLSYLPWLEKRFRAVGGQILHEKVTDLHKLALNYDAIINCSGVGSHFLVKDEEVYPVRGQMLTLDAPWLKNFVRDGDGKTYIYPGIRYVNIGGTRQRGDWRMEVDKEDSEGILERCIRLEPSLRVAQVMGEWVGLRPGRANPRVEREYLHVQGRQVPLVHNYGHDGCGVTLSWGSALDALNLLKESV, from the exons ATGCAGCATGTGAAAGCAGCGGTGGTCGGAGCAGGTGTGCTGGGTTTATCCACGGCAGTGCGTATCGCTGAGGCGCTTCCATATTGTTCTGTAACTGTTATTGCTGAGAAGTTCTCGCCTAACACTACCAGTGATGGAGCTGCTGGAATCCTCCTACCGACTGAGTTTCCTG ACATCCCTATTGAACGGCAACAGCGTTGGTTCAAGGAGTCATTTGATCATCTTCTGGCCATTGCATATTCCCCACAAGCCGCAGATGCCGGCGTGTACTTGAGCTCCGG GTACCACATTTTCAAGGAAGTACCCAGTGAGAAAAAGCCCTTCTGGGCAGATTTGGTGTTTGGATTTAGATACATGTCGGATCAAGAAATGAAGCTTTTCCCTAATCATAAGTTTGGACAAGCGTTCACCACATTAAAGTGTGAATGTCTCAGCTACTTGCCATGGTTAGAAAAAAG GTTTAGAGCAGTTGGAGGTCAGATCCTTCATGAAAAGGTGACTGACCTTCATAAACTGGCCCTGAATTACGATGCCATTATTAATTGCTCAGGCGTTGGCTCACACTTTTTGGTGAAGGATGAGGAGGTCTATCCAGTTCGAGGACAAATGTTGACGCTTGACGCTCCTTGGCTGAAGAACTTCGTACGAGATGGAGATGGCAAGACCTACATCTACCCTGGCATCAGGTACGTCAACATTGGAGGCACACGGCAGAGGGGCGACTGGCGGATGGAGGTGGATAAAGAGGACAGCGAGGGGATCCTGGAGCGCTGCATCCGGCTGGAACCGTCCCTACGAGTGGCTCAGGTGATGGGTGAGTGGGTGGGACTGCGGCCGGGCAGGGCGAACCCGCGGGTGGAGCGGGAATATCTGCATGTACAAGGCCGTCAGGTGCCTCTGGTGCATAACTACGGTCATGACGGCTGTGGTGTTACTCTGAGCTGGGGGTCGGCACTGGATGCGCTCAATCTGCTGAAAGAGTCTGTTTGA
- the zbtb24 gene encoding zinc finger and BTB domain-containing protein 24 isoform X2, producing the protein MHHTRLCLQLMNHIHNGIMSAPSLAPASSVLTLHSKTHKDTILHKFDKLRRRELLCDITLIVEDVHFKAHKALLAASSEYFSVMFTAEDQVSQSVYKLDGMPAKTFATVLEFIYSANVLVDESSSEQLLDMARFLDIPDLLKAHEDLQKDSSTVENVMSAEGGGVDDCIQTKRKRGRPKKCMFTQDLSQKESPESGLPTQTSSETQEPSEPLLDPTSPPRDLSDSDYNPREDRPRHSKRKIRQPVKLKGYRLGDNLTEQKEPGKRGRKRKYPDTEARCEECGKVFKSHLFLKIHQRTHTGEKPFRCSVCGKGFTQKHTLLVHQRMHTGEKPFICTICSKALSTKHSLLEHMNLHAENKSFSCDQCEKSFSQKRQLKSHYRVHTGKALPECAQCHHKFMDAAQLKKHLRTHTGEKPFTCEICGKCFTAKSTLQTHIRIHRGEKPYVCNICDKTFSDPSARRRHVASHTGKKPFTCSVCNLSFARMDNLKAHTKTHKKERQQGEAESTGPAEAEAPSGAGEMHSILQLQPYQLPAHAEQEIQLVVTSEVENINLGQDQGISIITAEDTSVEQGLNLLTQPAGHVQNLALVTPDGLDGGTQIQTISVLGSQVSSGPPEQMHVITLTKEAMEQLQVHHGAPQQLQVIHQLSETSDENPSRPSPTGGIHISSQSGQPISISQTSEQIPSDQIQGQTFQIQAGTVSYLYTTSMTPQN; encoded by the exons ATGCACCATACTAGGTTGTGTTTACAGCTCATGAATCAT ATTCATAACGGCATCATGTCTGCGCCGTCTCTAGCGCCAGCATCGTCGGTCCTCACCCTGcattcaaaaacacacaaggACACCATCCTGCATAAATTTGACAAACTCAGAAGAAGGGAACTGCTCTGTGACATAACCCTTATTGTAGAAGACGTGCACTTCAAGGCGCACAAGGCTCTTTTAGCAGCGAGCAGTGAATACTTCTCAGTAATGTTCACTGCTGAAGATCAGGTAAGCCAGTCGGTGTACAAGCTGGATGGCATGCCTGCGAAAACCTTCGCGACTGTGCTTGAGTTCATCTACAGCGCAAATGTGTTGGTGGACGAGAGTAGCTCTGAGCAGCTGCTTGACATGGCCCGCTTCCTGGACATCCCAGATTTGCTCAAAGCCCACGAGGACCTTCAAAAGGACAGTTCAACGGTTGAAAATGTGATGTCTGCTGAGGGAGGGGGTGTTGATGACTGCATACAGACAAAGCGTAAAAGAGGGCGCCCGAAAAAGTGCATGTTCACTCAGGATTTAAGCCAAAAAGAGAGTCCAGAAAGCGGTTTACCAACACAGACTAGCTCTGAGACTCAAGAGCCTTCAGAACCTCTCTTAGATCCCACTTCACCACCAAGAGATTTAAGTGACAGCGACTACAACCCCAGAGAGGACAGACCCCGTCACAGCAAGCGCAAAATAAGGCAGCCTGTCAAACTGAAGGGATACAGGTTAGGAGACAATCTGACTGAGCAGAAGGAGCCGGGGAAGAGAGGGCGAAAGAGGAAGTACCCAGACACAGAGGCCAGATGTGAAGAGTGTGGGAAGGTTTTTAAAAGCCATCTCTTTCTGAAGATACATCAACGAACTCATACAG GTGAAAAACCGTTCAGATGCAGTGTTTGTGGGAAGGGTTTCACCCAGAAACACACTCTTTTGGTTCATCAGCGCATGCACACGGGAGAAAAGCCCTTCATCTGCACCATATGCTCCAAAGCGCTGTCCACCAAACACTCCCTACTGGAGCACATGAACCTACACGCAG AGAATAAATCTTTCAGTTGTGACCAGTGTGAGAAAAGCTTCAGTCAGAAGCGGCAGCTGAAAAGCCATTACCGCGTTCACACTGGAAAAGCTTTACCGGAGTGTGCGCAGTGTCATCATAAATTTATGGATGCAGCTCAGCTGAAGAAGCACCTGAGAACTCACACTG GTGAGAAGCCGTTTACATGCGAAATCTGTGGGAAGTGTTTCACAGCCAAGAGCACACTCCAGACGCACATCAGGATACACAG AGGAGAGAAGCCATACGTCTGCAACATCTGTGATAAGACCTTCTCCGACCCCAGTGCCAGGAGGCGTCACGTGGCGTCTCACACGGGTAAAAAGCCGTTCACGTGTTCTGTCTGCAACCTGTCGTTTGCCCGAATGGACAACCTTAAAGCTCACACCAAGACCCACAAGAAAGAGCGTCAACAAGGAGAAGCTGAGAGCACGGGACCTGCCGAGGCGGAGGCCCCCTCAGGAGCCGGAGAAATGCACAGCATCCTCCAACTTCAGCCGTACCAGCTTCCCGCCCACGCCGAGCAGGAAATCCAGCTGGTGGTGACCAGCGAGGTGGAAAACATCAACCTGGGTCAGGATCAAGGTATCAGCATCATCACTGCAGAAGATACTTCTGTGGAGCAGGGTCTCAACCTTCTCACCCAACCTGCTGGTCACGTCCAAAACCTGGCGCTGGTCACGCCGGACGGATTAGACGGCGGTACTCAAATTCAAACCATCAGCGTCTTGGGAAGTCAAGTGAGCAGCGGACCACCGGAGCAAATGCACGTCATCACGCTGACAAAAGAAGCTATGGAGCAACTGCAGGTTCATCACGGAGCTCCGCAGCAGCTGCAGGTGATCCACCAACTGTCCGAGACCTCCGATGAAAATCCCAGCCGGCCGAGTCCAACAGGAGGCATTCACATCAGCAGTCAGAGTGGGCAGCCCATCTCCATCAGCCAGACCAGCGAGCAGATTCCCAGCGATCAGATTCAGGGTCAAACCTTCCAGATCCAGGCTGGAACGGTCTCGTACCTCTACACCACCAGCATGACCCCGCAAAACTGA